From the Pseudomonas baltica genome, one window contains:
- a CDS encoding AGE family epimerase/isomerase: MTFSNIPADSWLNTPVHRAWLKVEAQRLLQFARAAQMPDGFGALDRYGKLPDDARADTLHTARMVHCFAIAHRQGVEGAAALVDHGVAALHGALRDAAFGGWFGCPDAADGDTDKPAYRHAFVALAASSAHVADRPGAKALLDDAVAILEGHFWQEEEGALCESFSRDWQQSEAYRGGNSNMHGTEAFLALADALQAPLWLDRALRISERIIHREARAANDMPVEHFDAQWQPLLDYNLDKPDDLFRPFGQTPGHAYEWARLLLHLEAARRVAGLSAPQWLLDDARRLFAAATHHGWEVDGEPGIVYTLDWQQQPVVADRLHWTLAEAVAAAGALLQRTGEIEYEQWYRRFWDYIDTWLIDRQHGSWHHQLGADNQPSHTIWPGKPDLYHAYQATLLPLLPLHPSLASARF; the protein is encoded by the coding sequence ATGACCTTCAGTAATATCCCCGCCGACAGCTGGCTCAATACTCCCGTCCACCGCGCCTGGCTAAAGGTCGAAGCGCAGCGACTGTTACAGTTCGCCCGCGCCGCGCAGATGCCCGACGGCTTCGGCGCTCTGGATCGCTACGGCAAGCTGCCTGACGATGCCCGCGCCGACACCCTGCACACCGCACGCATGGTCCACTGTTTTGCCATTGCCCACCGCCAAGGCGTCGAAGGCGCGGCGGCATTGGTCGATCACGGTGTCGCGGCGCTCCACGGTGCCCTGCGCGATGCAGCGTTCGGCGGCTGGTTCGGCTGCCCGGACGCGGCCGATGGCGATACCGACAAGCCCGCCTATCGTCACGCATTCGTCGCCTTGGCCGCCAGTTCGGCACATGTCGCTGACCGACCCGGTGCCAAGGCCTTGCTGGACGATGCCGTCGCCATCCTCGAAGGGCATTTCTGGCAGGAAGAGGAAGGCGCCTTGTGCGAGAGTTTTTCCCGGGACTGGCAGCAATCCGAAGCCTACCGCGGCGGCAACAGCAACATGCACGGCACCGAGGCCTTTCTTGCCCTGGCCGACGCACTGCAAGCCCCGCTGTGGCTGGACCGGGCGCTGCGCATCAGCGAGCGGATCATCCACCGTGAGGCGCGGGCAGCCAATGACATGCCAGTCGAGCATTTCGACGCGCAGTGGCAGCCGCTGCTCGACTACAACCTGGATAAACCCGACGACCTGTTCCGCCCGTTCGGCCAGACCCCCGGGCATGCCTACGAGTGGGCGCGCCTGCTGTTGCACCTCGAAGCCGCGCGGCGAGTGGCCGGCCTGTCGGCCCCACAGTGGCTGTTAGACGACGCCCGGCGCCTGTTTGCCGCCGCCACGCATCACGGCTGGGAGGTAGATGGCGAACCCGGCATCGTCTATACGCTGGACTGGCAACAGCAACCGGTGGTTGCCGATCGCCTGCACTGGACACTGGCCGAAGCGGTCGCGGCAGCCGGCGCCTTGTTGCAGCGCACCGGCGAGATCGAGTACGAGCAGTGGTATCGGCGTTTCTGGGATTACATCGACACCTGGCTGATCGATCGCCAGCATGGCAGCTGGCATCATCAACTGGGCGCCGACAATCAGCCCAGTCACACGATCTGGCCGGGCAAACCGGATCTTTATCACGCCTATCAGGCTACCTTGTTGCCGCTTCTGCCGTTGCATCCGAGCCTCGCCAGCGCCCGCTTTTGA
- a CDS encoding EamA family transporter, with the protein MAPKDLFIAIIVIIAWGLNFVVIKVGLDGLPPMLLGALRFALVAFPALLFVKRPQLPLRWLIAYGATISLGQFAFLFEAMAHGMPPGLASLVLQAQAFFTLFFAALFLGEKLRAASLAGLIVAALGLALIGFDGSRPTPVIAVVLTLCAAAMWAMGNIITRRFGNINLVGLVVWGALIPPIPFFALSLWLEGPALIEQSLLHIGLHSILALFYLSFVATMLGYSLWSKLLSRYPAGKVAPFSLLVPVIGLASAALLLDERLGQLQWIGGALVMAGLAINVFGPNLWRRLQPVQA; encoded by the coding sequence ATGGCACCCAAGGATCTGTTCATCGCAATCATCGTAATCATTGCCTGGGGCCTGAATTTCGTGGTGATCAAGGTCGGGCTCGACGGCCTGCCTCCCATGCTTCTGGGGGCCCTGCGCTTTGCCCTGGTCGCCTTCCCCGCCCTGCTTTTCGTCAAGCGCCCACAGCTGCCATTGCGCTGGTTGATCGCCTACGGTGCGACCATCTCTCTGGGGCAGTTCGCGTTTCTGTTCGAAGCCATGGCCCACGGCATGCCACCGGGGCTCGCATCGCTAGTGCTGCAGGCACAAGCCTTCTTCACGCTGTTTTTCGCCGCGCTGTTCCTCGGTGAAAAACTCCGCGCGGCCAGCCTGGCGGGCTTGATCGTCGCGGCCCTGGGCCTGGCGCTGATCGGCTTCGATGGCTCACGGCCAACGCCGGTCATTGCGGTGGTGCTGACCCTGTGCGCTGCCGCCATGTGGGCCATGGGCAATATCATCACGCGGCGTTTCGGCAACATCAATCTGGTCGGGCTGGTGGTCTGGGGCGCGCTGATTCCGCCGATTCCATTTTTCGCCCTGTCGCTGTGGCTCGAAGGCCCGGCGCTGATCGAACAATCACTGCTGCACATTGGTCTGCACTCTATCCTGGCGCTGTTTTATCTATCGTTCGTCGCCACCATGCTCGGCTACAGCCTGTGGAGCAAGTTGCTGTCGCGCTACCCGGCCGGCAAGGTCGCGCCCTTCTCGCTGCTGGTGCCGGTGATCGGCCTGGCGTCCGCAGCGTTGCTGCTCGACGAGCGCCTGGGCCAGTTGCAATGGATAGGCGGCGCGCTGGTCATGGCGGGCTTGGCGATCAATGTGTTCGGGCCCAATCTGTGGCGGCGTTTGCAGCCGGTGCAGGCTTGA